A single window of Granulicella cerasi DNA harbors:
- a CDS encoding Rieske 2Fe-2S domain-containing protein: MRPIRPADHTSPLVEITAAAKPGPPAEMIFGEWYPALRSSGIKRGGTALTTLLGIPMLLGRKNDGTIFAMRDMCPHRGIPLSAGWYDGETVQCKYHGWRFEPCSGRCEEIPSLTSHDSLEPTKIFANSFPVVERDGYAWVYVPEAGAGRLSAQDALPPVPELPKFSTRYRSAHLVADLPCNVDHGIIGLMDPAHGPFVHRAWWWRSAASIHEKTKKFEPIPDGFRMSPHTPSSNSAPYKLLGKPTTTIDFVLPNRRYETIVAEKNGKLRWFSSLTTVTPVTASTCRIDVLAAWDIAYHVPFITPIAKLFGARFVDQDRQTMVEQAQGLRSNPALMLIDDADKPAKWYFALKQRRLKGVGEHPLQGPVELHWRS, encoded by the coding sequence ATGCGCCCCATTCGACCGGCCGACCACACCAGCCCATTGGTGGAGATCACCGCTGCCGCCAAGCCCGGCCCGCCTGCGGAGATGATCTTCGGGGAGTGGTATCCGGCGCTGCGCTCGAGCGGCATTAAGCGCGGTGGCACGGCGCTGACCACGCTGCTCGGCATCCCCATGCTGCTTGGCCGCAAGAACGATGGCACGATCTTTGCGATGCGCGATATGTGTCCGCATCGCGGCATTCCGCTTTCGGCCGGTTGGTATGACGGCGAGACGGTGCAGTGCAAATATCATGGCTGGCGCTTTGAGCCCTGCAGCGGTCGCTGCGAGGAGATTCCATCGCTGACGAGCCATGACTCGCTGGAGCCGACGAAGATTTTTGCGAACAGCTTTCCGGTGGTCGAGCGCGATGGCTATGCGTGGGTGTATGTGCCGGAGGCGGGTGCGGGGCGCTTGAGCGCGCAGGACGCGTTGCCGCCGGTGCCGGAGCTGCCGAAGTTTTCTACGCGCTATCGCTCGGCGCATCTTGTGGCCGACCTTCCTTGCAACGTCGATCACGGCATCATTGGCCTGATGGATCCTGCGCATGGGCCATTCGTGCATCGCGCCTGGTGGTGGCGCAGTGCGGCGAGCATTCACGAGAAGACGAAGAAGTTTGAACCGATCCCTGATGGTTTCAGGATGAGTCCGCACACGCCGAGCTCGAACTCCGCGCCGTACAAGCTGCTCGGTAAGCCGACGACGACCATCGATTTTGTGTTGCCGAATCGCCGTTACGAGACGATAGTGGCGGAGAAGAACGGCAAGCTGCGTTGGTTCTCTTCGCTGACGACCGTGACTCCGGTGACCGCGAGCACCTGCCGCATCGACGTGCTGGCCGCGTGGGACATCGCATATCACGTGCCGTTCATCACGCCGATTGCGAAGCTCTTCGGCGCGCGCTTCGTCGACCAGGACCGGCAGACGATGGTGGAGCAGGCGCAGGGCTTGCGCTCGAACCCCGCGCTCATGCTGATCGACGACGCCGACAAGCCTGCGAAGTGGTACTTCGCGCTGAAGCAGCGACGGTTGAAGGGCGTTGGCGAACATCCGCTGCAGGGGCCGGTGGAGCTCCACTGGCGCAGCTGA
- a CDS encoding MBL fold metallo-hydrolase: MKITQIGTYGTQITKFGLVNCYLLREQDGFTLIDTGVAGEGPTILKAAQEAGAPIRRILLTHAHVDHIGSVDELKAALGEVSVVISARDARWLPKPPAQDLSLDPGEPQTPIRGGTPGCNTPPTHFVGDGELFGSLRCIATPGHTPGHFAFLDERDGTLYAGDAVGTLRGTTTVSGWAPWWFPVRATWHTPTALASVRKLNEFPIARIAAGHGRIVEGGNKALLAAIAAAETRPGK, from the coding sequence ATGAAGATCACGCAGATCGGCACGTACGGCACGCAAATCACGAAGTTTGGGCTGGTGAACTGCTATCTCCTGCGCGAGCAGGACGGCTTCACGTTGATCGACACCGGCGTAGCCGGTGAAGGGCCAACGATCCTGAAAGCCGCGCAGGAAGCGGGTGCGCCGATTCGCCGCATCCTGCTGACGCACGCGCACGTCGACCACATTGGCTCAGTCGATGAACTCAAGGCCGCTCTCGGCGAGGTGTCCGTCGTGATCAGCGCACGCGATGCCCGCTGGCTGCCCAAGCCGCCCGCGCAGGACCTTTCGCTCGACCCCGGAGAGCCGCAAACGCCTATCCGCGGCGGCACGCCCGGCTGCAACACTCCGCCCACGCACTTCGTCGGCGACGGCGAGCTCTTCGGCTCGCTGCGCTGCATCGCCACGCCCGGCCACACGCCCGGGCACTTCGCGTTTCTCGATGAGCGCGACGGCACGCTCTACGCGGGAGATGCCGTCGGCACGTTGCGCGGCACGACGACCGTCAGCGGCTGGGCTCCGTGGTGGTTTCCGGTGCGCGCGACATGGCACACGCCGACTGCGCTGGCCAGCGTCCGCAAGCTGAACGAATTTCCGATCGCCCGCATCGCCGCAGGCCACGGCCGCATCGTCGAAGGCGGCAACAAAGCGTTGCTCGCAGCGATCGCTGCGGCGGAAACGCGCCCCGGCAAGTAG
- a CDS encoding glycosyltransferase family 39 protein, with the protein MPAAPQRTRSTTLALLLVWLAVYASFALVRPALLDDADSVHAEVAREMLVRHDWVTLYANGIRYLEKAPLMYWSMAASMKLASLFGFVSARAFAIAARIPIALGVLGLTFAVEAFARRLYSNARAGVYAALITLSSAGIFLFTRITLPDGFVCLWLALAMYALLRCEEDGNETPCNGLLFGLACALGVLSKGLIGLVFPLAIVVLYLLLAYGIRGAFTRANKLPWAVALLAFFAIATPWHVLIGLANPGAGHPAPFLFMNGHWHVPLPTDGNVRGWFWFYFMNEHLLRYLNLRVPHDYDTSPLYLFWGLCFVWLMPWSAFFFKSITNALPFRNAAWRARFRTHTLSLQERGTLLVVTWAGFVLLFFTLSTRQEYYILPALPAIGILIAGWLVREEASAPASRERRATTRCLVVVVALGSLFAIAAIALLFVAKAPPAGTDLATLLSQNPGDYALSMGHVLDLDTRAMGMFRTPLMLAILALFAAPMAALLLRRRAQTHASNLALASGALLFLIAAHLGLQTFAPVLTSAQLAERIAPLVQPNDLIVLHGEYEAGSTLGFYLQRNDLHILEGRSSNLWYGSFFPDAPRIFESPSTLAEKWPGSQRIFLWQSLTDPPNQLPALPGHVYVLAISGGKEIVSNQR; encoded by the coding sequence ATGCCCGCCGCTCCACAACGCACCCGCTCCACCACGCTCGCGCTTCTGCTCGTGTGGCTCGCCGTCTATGCCAGCTTCGCGCTCGTGCGTCCCGCGCTGCTGGACGACGCCGACTCCGTACACGCCGAGGTCGCGCGCGAAATGCTCGTGCGCCACGACTGGGTGACGCTCTACGCCAACGGCATCCGCTACCTCGAAAAAGCGCCGCTCATGTACTGGTCGATGGCCGCATCGATGAAGCTCGCGAGCCTCTTCGGCTTCGTATCGGCACGAGCCTTCGCCATCGCCGCGCGCATCCCCATCGCGCTCGGCGTGCTCGGATTGACCTTTGCCGTCGAAGCCTTCGCACGCCGCCTCTACAGCAACGCACGCGCTGGCGTGTACGCCGCGCTCATCACGCTTTCGAGCGCGGGCATCTTCCTCTTCACGCGCATCACGCTGCCCGACGGCTTCGTCTGCCTGTGGCTTGCGCTGGCGATGTACGCTCTGCTGCGCTGCGAAGAAGACGGCAACGAAACGCCTTGCAACGGCCTGCTCTTCGGCCTCGCCTGCGCGCTCGGCGTGCTGTCGAAGGGCCTCATCGGTCTCGTCTTTCCGTTGGCGATCGTGGTGCTCTATCTGCTGCTCGCCTACGGCATCCGCGGAGCCTTCACGCGCGCGAACAAGCTACCGTGGGCCGTTGCGTTGCTCGCGTTCTTCGCCATCGCGACGCCGTGGCATGTGCTCATCGGCCTTGCCAACCCCGGCGCAGGCCACCCCGCACCCTTCCTCTTCATGAACGGCCACTGGCATGTGCCGCTGCCCACTGACGGCAACGTGCGCGGCTGGTTCTGGTTCTACTTCATGAACGAGCACCTGCTGCGCTACCTCAATCTGCGCGTGCCGCATGACTACGACACCTCGCCGCTGTATCTCTTTTGGGGATTGTGCTTTGTGTGGCTGATGCCGTGGTCGGCGTTCTTCTTCAAATCCATCACAAACGCGCTGCCCTTCCGCAACGCCGCGTGGCGTGCACGCTTCCGCACGCACACGCTCAGCCTGCAGGAGCGCGGCACGCTGCTCGTCGTCACCTGGGCAGGCTTCGTGCTGCTCTTCTTCACGCTCTCCACGCGGCAGGAGTACTACATCCTGCCCGCGCTGCCGGCCATCGGCATCCTCATCGCTGGCTGGCTTGTGCGCGAAGAAGCCTCCGCTCCCGCCAGCCGCGAACGCCGCGCCACGACGCGTTGCCTCGTCGTCGTTGTGGCTCTAGGAAGCCTCTTCGCCATCGCGGCCATTGCGCTGCTCTTCGTCGCAAAAGCCCCACCCGCAGGCACGGACCTCGCTACGCTCCTCAGCCAGAATCCCGGCGACTACGCCCTGAGCATGGGCCACGTGCTCGACCTCGACACACGCGCGATGGGCATGTTCCGCACGCCGCTGATGCTCGCGATCCTCGCGCTCTTCGCAGCGCCGATGGCCGCGCTTCTCCTTCGTCGCCGCGCTCAAACGCACGCCTCCAACCTCGCACTCGCGAGCGGCGCACTGCTTTTCCTCATCGCCGCACACCTTGGCCTGCAGACCTTCGCGCCGGTGCTCACCTCAGCGCAACTCGCCGAACGCATCGCGCCGCTCGTGCAGCCGAACGACCTCATCGTCTTGCACGGCGAGTACGAAGCCGGCTCCACGCTCGGCTTCTACCTGCAGCGCAACGACCTCCACATCCTTGAGGGCCGCAGCTCGAACCTCTGGTACGGCAGCTTCTTCCCCGACGCGCCGCGCATCTTTGAGTCACCCTCAACACTCGCGGAAAAATGGCCCGGCTCGCAGCGCATCTTCCTTTGGCAGAGCCTCACCGATCCGCCGAACCAGCTTCCCGCGCTCCCCGGCCACGTCTATGTACTCGCCATCAGCGGTGGCAAAGAGATCGTCAGCAATCAACGTTGA
- a CDS encoding cation diffusion facilitator family transporter — MASSPQAAPSAVQRILKFSLALTLLYILATLYYGLRSYSLALISEAGHNVSDFLALALSFVAVWLQTRPPSDARTFGYQRAGVLAGFVNALTLLLLSLWIAVEAVIRFWSPVSVQANVMMVVAAAGVLMNGAIAGLLWKFSGDINIRSVFLHMLGDTISTAAVIVGGSVIRFTGWQWIDPVLSLVIAGMIALSSWGIVRESLHILLEGTPRSVDLDAVRTAMKKVPGVVSVHDLHVWSLTSKSHALAAHVQVIEMPLADTKTIVERLNHELRDHQGIHHTTIQLEVTNCTAEHFENCCQPPELEVVDGHSHHHHGPGGHHHDHDHAHAH; from the coding sequence ATGGCTTCTTCGCCGCAAGCCGCGCCTTCTGCCGTGCAGCGCATCCTGAAGTTTTCGCTCGCGCTCACGCTCCTCTACATTCTCGCCACGCTGTACTACGGCCTGCGTTCGTACTCGCTCGCGCTGATTTCTGAGGCCGGGCACAACGTTTCGGACTTCCTCGCGCTGGCGCTGAGTTTCGTGGCCGTGTGGCTGCAGACACGTCCGCCGAGCGATGCGCGCACCTTTGGCTATCAGCGCGCGGGTGTGCTCGCGGGCTTTGTGAATGCGCTCACGCTGCTGCTGCTCTCGCTTTGGATCGCGGTGGAAGCGGTGATCCGCTTCTGGTCGCCGGTGTCGGTGCAGGCGAACGTGATGATGGTCGTCGCGGCGGCGGGTGTGCTGATGAACGGCGCGATTGCCGGGCTGCTCTGGAAGTTTTCAGGGGACATCAACATTCGATCGGTCTTCCTGCACATGCTGGGCGACACGATTTCGACCGCGGCGGTGATCGTCGGCGGTTCCGTGATTCGCTTCACGGGTTGGCAGTGGATTGATCCGGTGCTGTCGCTGGTGATCGCAGGTATGATCGCGTTGAGCTCGTGGGGCATCGTGCGCGAGTCGCTGCATATTCTGCTGGAAGGCACGCCGCGTTCGGTGGACCTCGACGCGGTACGCACGGCGATGAAGAAGGTGCCGGGCGTGGTGAGCGTGCACGATTTGCATGTGTGGAGCCTCACGTCGAAGAGCCACGCACTCGCGGCGCATGTGCAGGTGATCGAGATGCCGCTGGCAGACACGAAGACGATTGTCGAGCGCCTGAATCATGAGCTGCGCGATCATCAAGGCATTCATCACACGACGATTCAGCTTGAAGTGACCAACTGCACGGCAGAGCACTTTGAGAACTGCTGCCAGCCGCCGGAGCTCGAAGTCGTCGACGGCCACTCGCACC